A segment of the Streptomyces sp. NBC_01235 genome:
GGCGCGGTCGGGTTCCGGCGGCGGAGGGAGTGAGGTACGTGAAAGGGCGTCTCACGAAGGACCGGGGCCAGGTCACCATCGAGTTCCTCGGCATGACACCGCTGATCATCGTGACCCTGGTGGTGGTGTGGCAGTTCGTCCTGGTGGGGTACACGTTCACGCTCGCGGGGAATGCTGCCGACGAGGCGGTGCGGGCGGGCACGGCGGCGCCTCCGGGGGAGCGGCAGGGGGTCTGTCAGCAGAAGGGCCTCGACAAGCTGGGCGACGCGTGGAAGGGGAACGCCGAGGTGGACTGCGGCGGTACCGGCTATGTGACGGCCGACGTCACCCTCCACGTTCCCGTCCTCTTC
Coding sequences within it:
- a CDS encoding pilus assembly protein; protein product: MTPLIIVTLVVVWQFVLVGYTFTLAGNAADEAVRAGTAAPPGERQGVCQQKGLDKLGDAWKGNAEVDCGGTGYVTADVTLHVPVLFPGLIDFPFPVHGHAGAVEEEDGD